A single Vibrio sp. YMD68 DNA region contains:
- a CDS encoding twin-arginine translocation signal domain-containing protein — translation MNNKKDTETLDTGRRDLLKGLTTAAVAGAVVTGVSTKVSAEETVLIPQQKETDGYHETQHIRDYYDSL, via the coding sequence ATGAACAACAAAAAAGACACTGAAACATTAGACACCGGTCGACGAGACCTTTTGAAAGGCTTAACAACAGCAGCGGTTGCTGGCGCCGTCGTCACGGGTGTTAGCACTAAAGTATCAGCCGAAGAAACGGTGTTGATACCTCAACAAAAAGAAACGGATGGGTACCACGAAACTCAGCACATCCGCGATTATTACGACTCGTTATAG
- the fdhD gene encoding formate dehydrogenase accessory sulfurtransferase FdhD: MTQPSIIKTQENPVQTIEVEVFDEFGEKLLKQIACERPLTVLLNWKEIVTLMTLGSRPESLVLGYLKNQSFIKDPDAIESIIIDWETHSAAVVTKEDTSQLDKALKKKTVTSGCGQGTMYGNVMKQLENYQVPQIKLKQSDIYSALEALTHYNDTYKKAGAVHGCAICNASEVISFVEDVGRHNAVDTLAGELWLNKDTGADKIFYTTGRLTSEMVIKVAQMGIPILLSRSGVTQMGLDLANKFGITTIARAKGLRFQVFTGAEKIFFDVKG, encoded by the coding sequence GTGACTCAACCTAGTATTATCAAAACCCAAGAGAACCCCGTACAAACCATTGAAGTCGAAGTGTTTGATGAATTTGGAGAGAAATTGCTGAAACAAATCGCTTGCGAACGCCCTCTTACGGTACTTCTAAATTGGAAAGAGATTGTTACCTTGATGACCCTAGGCTCACGCCCTGAATCTCTTGTTCTCGGCTATTTAAAAAATCAGAGCTTCATCAAAGATCCTGATGCGATTGAATCGATCATTATTGACTGGGAAACGCACAGTGCAGCGGTGGTGACGAAAGAAGACACTTCTCAATTAGACAAGGCGTTGAAGAAAAAAACCGTCACCTCGGGTTGTGGGCAAGGCACAATGTATGGAAACGTGATGAAGCAGCTTGAAAATTACCAAGTCCCTCAAATCAAACTAAAACAATCAGATATCTACTCAGCCCTCGAAGCCTTAACTCATTATAACGATACCTACAAAAAAGCCGGTGCCGTACATGGTTGCGCAATATGTAACGCCAGCGAGGTGATTTCATTTGTTGAAGATGTTGGCCGTCATAATGCGGTTGATACCTTAGCCGGAGAGCTTTGGTTAAACAAAGACACGGGTGCAGATAAGATTTTCTACACAACGGGCCGCCTAACTTCAGAGATGGTGATTAAAGTCGCGCAGATGGGAATCCCTATTTTATTGTCACGTTCAGGAGTGACCCAAATGGGACTGGATCTCGCGAACAAATTTGGCATTACAACCATCGCTCGCGCTAAGGGCCTGCGTTTTCAGGTATTTACGGGCGCAGAAAAAATCTTCTTCGATGTTAAAGGCTAA
- a CDS encoding DUF3305 domain-containing protein, whose product MSNNRFSTTELVKDENLWPIRCHLVSHEITTGVWTTTQWQLKGFDLSARTPDSCETQTSSDNPLVILELFKDERTDYRFNLSSNQPKLFLVLDNFDDAEVQSIVTLTASQSVASQYMDGDYLVLSNDMPLAVQAWMEAYIGRHGELLEQKRKKRKGAGRASGK is encoded by the coding sequence ATGTCTAACAACCGCTTTTCCACCACAGAGTTAGTTAAAGATGAAAATCTATGGCCAATACGCTGCCATTTAGTATCACATGAGATCACCACGGGCGTTTGGACGACGACCCAATGGCAATTGAAAGGTTTTGATTTGAGCGCTCGCACACCAGACAGTTGCGAAACACAAACCAGTAGCGACAATCCATTGGTCATTTTAGAGCTATTTAAAGATGAGAGAACAGACTATCGTTTTAACTTGAGTTCAAATCAGCCTAAATTGTTCTTAGTGTTAGATAATTTCGATGATGCGGAAGTTCAATCCATCGTTACGCTTACGGCATCACAAAGTGTTGCTAGCCAGTACATGGACGGCGACTATCTCGTACTCTCCAATGATATGCCTCTGGCTGTACAAGCTTGGATGGAAGCCTACATTGGTCGGCATGGTGAATTGTTAGAGCAAAAGAGGAAAAAGCGTAAAGGGGCGGGTAGAGCCAGTGGCAAATAA
- a CDS encoding 4Fe-4S dicluster domain-containing protein: MLKELLQQATSNNGKARSYAIENTVELTNLIPPTVSYESGGHTLIIGPTDIIQATAKQLSSMASLTLLSTDGEKGESNNIYFSSSIEVSGFLGAFHVHISHHGEADLGAGGLSSESKRNLATIAVNQECFDVILDLSLTGIMNEEVPVPGYYPVGRGYPSMQQALSEIPTLMGTFDKPKYFRLDTDLCAHSSRGVKGCDRCVDACPAGALSSLGSDKTGYNIEINPYLCQGVGTCATSCPTEAIRYALPNPEETQQFVERTLENYRKAGGEHPIILFCSARHETYNIMALKQLPDNVIPIVVEELPSVGIDTWFAALTNGATQVLFAASQHMPDTIIRVLTKEVAMAQALLAPLGIASDCIEILYLESMHRDKVDSGTQKEQTSTGKTLDLKAPSLQPPRLQTKVLSPIMGGVSGSKRHRLFESLDTLTRHHQPTENTTPLIESAPYGSVDCESKDCTLCMACVAVCPTRALHHDGESPSLLFVEQDCIQCGMCEKACPESALSLSPRINWDSEQRNKAVVLHHEKPAECLRCRKPFAPQSMITMLQDRLRGHSMFADDVAINRIAMCEDCRVKDVFEAMADDPTKQLTY; encoded by the coding sequence ATGCTAAAAGAATTACTACAACAAGCGACATCAAATAATGGAAAGGCCCGTTCTTACGCAATAGAAAATACCGTAGAACTGACGAATCTTATCCCACCGACCGTAAGCTACGAAAGTGGTGGTCACACCTTAATTATCGGCCCGACTGATATTATTCAGGCGACAGCAAAACAGTTATCGAGCATGGCCTCTTTGACTCTACTTTCTACTGATGGAGAGAAAGGTGAAAGTAACAACATTTACTTCTCGTCCTCGATCGAAGTGTCCGGCTTTTTGGGGGCATTTCACGTCCATATATCCCATCATGGTGAGGCCGATCTAGGCGCTGGAGGTTTAAGCTCAGAAAGTAAAAGAAACCTCGCTACTATCGCAGTTAACCAAGAGTGCTTTGATGTCATTCTCGATCTTTCGCTCACAGGAATCATGAACGAAGAAGTGCCTGTTCCGGGTTATTATCCTGTCGGGAGGGGCTACCCAAGCATGCAGCAAGCGCTATCGGAAATTCCAACACTTATGGGGACCTTCGATAAACCTAAGTACTTCCGATTAGATACCGATTTATGCGCCCACAGCTCACGAGGTGTCAAAGGGTGTGATCGCTGTGTGGATGCTTGTCCAGCTGGGGCTCTTTCTAGCTTAGGCAGTGATAAAACAGGTTATAACATTGAGATAAACCCTTATCTCTGTCAAGGAGTCGGCACTTGTGCAACGTCGTGCCCGACAGAAGCCATTCGTTACGCCTTACCCAATCCTGAAGAAACACAACAATTTGTCGAACGCACGCTGGAAAACTACCGCAAAGCGGGCGGCGAGCACCCAATCATCTTATTTTGCAGCGCCCGCCATGAAACATACAACATCATGGCATTGAAGCAATTGCCAGATAACGTCATTCCGATCGTAGTAGAAGAACTCCCCTCGGTGGGCATTGATACCTGGTTCGCCGCATTAACCAATGGGGCAACTCAGGTGCTCTTTGCAGCCAGTCAGCATATGCCTGACACGATTATTCGAGTTTTAACCAAAGAAGTCGCCATGGCACAAGCACTATTAGCGCCATTGGGTATCGCTTCTGACTGCATAGAGATCCTGTACTTAGAATCGATGCACAGAGATAAGGTAGATTCAGGCACTCAGAAAGAACAGACATCTACTGGGAAAACTCTCGATCTTAAAGCTCCATCTCTTCAACCCCCTCGTCTACAAACGAAAGTGTTGAGCCCAATCATGGGTGGGGTGAGTGGATCTAAGCGTCATCGATTATTTGAATCACTCGATACCCTTACTCGTCATCATCAGCCCACTGAAAACACAACACCACTCATAGAAAGTGCACCCTATGGCAGTGTTGATTGCGAATCAAAAGATTGCACATTATGTATGGCGTGTGTAGCGGTGTGTCCTACACGAGCACTTCACCACGATGGTGAGTCTCCTTCACTACTTTTTGTCGAACAAGACTGTATCCAATGCGGTATGTGCGAGAAGGCCTGTCCTGAATCTGCGCTTTCATTGTCGCCACGCATCAATTGGGATTCAGAACAGCGTAACAAAGCTGTCGTCTTGCATCACGAGAAGCCTGCCGAATGTTTACGTTGTCGCAAACCTTTCGCCCCGCAATCAATGATTACTATGCTGCAAGATAGGTTACGCGGTCACTCTATGTTTGCCGATGATGTTGCGATCAACCGTATCGCGATGTGCGAAGACTGTCGAGTCAAAGACGTTTTCGAAGCAATGGCTGACGATCCAACGAAACAACTCACTTACTAG
- a CDS encoding formate dehydrogenase subunit alpha, with protein sequence MKLTKRSDSVTKKENQFGVSRRAFMKNSSLAAGGAVASACLIAPGMMKKAQAKSVPSDAKTEIKRTICSHCSVGCGIYAEVQNGVWTGQEPAFDHPFNAGGHCAKGAALREHGHGERRLKYPMKLENGKWKKLSWEQAINEIGDKALEIRKESGPDSVYWLGSAKHSNEQAYMFRKMASLWGTNNVDHQARICHSTTVAGVANTWGYGAMTNSFNDMHNCKSALFIGSNPAEAHPVAMQHILIAKEKNSCKIVVADPRRTRTAAKADHYVSLRPGSDVAFIWGVLWHVFKNQWEDKEFIRQRVFGMDEVREEVAKWPPAEVERVTGITEQEVYKTAKLLSENRPGCIVWCMGGTQHTTGNNNTRAYCILELALGNMGKSGGGANIFRGHDNVQGATDLGVLSHTLPGYYGLSDGAWKHWAGVWGLEYEWVKNRFDQDKYRGKLPMNNMGIPVSRWIDGVLENKENIEQKDNIRAMFYWGHAVNSQTRGVEMRTAMKKLDMMVIVDPYPTVAAVMNDRTDGVYLLPATTQFETTGSVTASNRSLQWREQVIPPLFESKPDHEIMYLLSKKLGIANELFKNVKIDNNQPVIEDITKEFNRGMWTIGYTGQSPERIKAHTMNWHTFHKTSLEAEGGPAHGETYGLPWPCWGTPDMKHPGTHILYDTSKPVALGGGNFRARFGVEYEGKNLLAEDSYSKDCELQDGYPEFTDKLLKRLGWWDDLTDAEKLAAEGKNWKTDVSGGIQRVAIKHGCMPFGNAKARAIVWTFPDRVPLHREPLYTPRRDLVADYPTWDDSESIYRLPTMYKSIQDQDKSQEYPIILTSGRLVEYEGGGEETRSNPWLAELQQEMFVEVNPKDANDIGFKDGEMVWVEGAEKGRIHVKAMVTRRVKPGLAFIPFHFGGKFQGEDLRDKYPEGTDPYVIGESANIATTYGYDPVTQMQETKVTLCNIRKA encoded by the coding sequence ATGAAATTAACAAAACGCTCAGATAGCGTGACTAAAAAAGAGAATCAATTTGGTGTGAGTCGCCGTGCCTTTATGAAAAATTCCTCTTTGGCTGCGGGGGGCGCGGTCGCAAGCGCTTGTTTGATCGCACCAGGAATGATGAAGAAAGCGCAAGCGAAATCAGTGCCTAGTGATGCCAAAACAGAGATTAAACGAACGATTTGTTCCCATTGTTCCGTTGGTTGTGGCATATACGCGGAAGTTCAAAACGGAGTATGGACAGGCCAAGAGCCTGCTTTTGATCATCCATTTAATGCTGGTGGACACTGCGCCAAAGGGGCAGCACTGCGTGAGCACGGGCACGGTGAGCGTCGACTTAAATACCCAATGAAACTTGAAAATGGCAAGTGGAAAAAGCTGTCATGGGAGCAGGCGATTAATGAAATTGGTGATAAAGCGTTAGAGATTCGTAAAGAGTCGGGGCCCGATTCTGTTTATTGGCTAGGAAGTGCCAAGCACAGCAACGAACAAGCATATATGTTCCGTAAAATGGCCTCGTTATGGGGAACAAATAATGTCGATCACCAAGCGCGTATTTGCCATTCAACAACCGTAGCGGGGGTGGCAAACACCTGGGGCTATGGCGCGATGACCAACTCCTTTAATGACATGCACAATTGTAAGTCTGCGCTCTTTATTGGTTCGAACCCTGCTGAAGCTCACCCAGTTGCGATGCAACATATCCTAATCGCCAAAGAGAAAAACAGCTGTAAGATTGTAGTGGCCGATCCTCGTCGTACGAGAACAGCTGCCAAAGCGGATCACTATGTATCATTAAGACCTGGCTCGGATGTGGCGTTTATCTGGGGTGTGTTATGGCATGTGTTTAAAAATCAGTGGGAAGACAAAGAGTTTATCCGCCAACGTGTGTTTGGTATGGATGAGGTCCGTGAAGAAGTCGCCAAGTGGCCGCCTGCAGAAGTTGAGCGAGTGACCGGCATAACAGAGCAAGAAGTCTACAAAACCGCAAAACTACTGTCTGAAAATCGCCCTGGTTGTATCGTATGGTGCATGGGCGGAACCCAACATACAACAGGCAACAACAACACTCGTGCTTACTGTATTCTTGAACTAGCGCTTGGCAACATGGGCAAGTCAGGCGGTGGTGCCAACATTTTCCGTGGTCACGACAACGTACAGGGCGCAACGGATCTTGGCGTTCTTTCGCACACGTTACCTGGTTATTATGGCCTTTCTGATGGCGCGTGGAAGCATTGGGCGGGCGTATGGGGCCTTGAGTACGAATGGGTGAAAAACCGATTCGACCAAGACAAATACCGTGGGAAGCTGCCAATGAACAATATGGGAATTCCCGTTTCTCGTTGGATCGATGGCGTTTTAGAAAATAAAGAAAATATTGAGCAAAAAGACAATATCCGCGCCATGTTCTACTGGGGTCACGCGGTCAACTCACAAACACGTGGTGTCGAAATGCGAACGGCCATGAAAAAGCTCGACATGATGGTGATTGTTGACCCATACCCAACTGTTGCTGCCGTGATGAATGATCGAACCGATGGTGTCTACCTTCTTCCTGCAACCACGCAATTTGAAACAACGGGCTCTGTCACCGCCTCTAATCGATCGCTTCAATGGCGAGAGCAGGTGATTCCACCCTTGTTTGAATCAAAGCCTGACCATGAAATCATGTATCTGCTAAGTAAGAAACTCGGTATTGCGAATGAGCTATTTAAGAATGTGAAAATTGACAATAACCAGCCCGTCATTGAAGACATTACAAAAGAATTCAACCGCGGTATGTGGACCATTGGCTATACAGGTCAAAGCCCTGAGCGAATTAAAGCGCATACAATGAACTGGCATACGTTCCATAAAACATCTCTTGAAGCTGAGGGCGGTCCAGCACACGGCGAAACTTACGGTTTACCTTGGCCATGCTGGGGAACACCAGACATGAAACACCCAGGTACGCATATTTTGTACGACACATCTAAACCTGTTGCGTTGGGGGGAGGAAATTTCCGCGCTCGATTTGGTGTGGAATATGAGGGCAAAAATCTACTTGCCGAGGACAGCTATTCTAAAGATTGCGAACTCCAAGACGGCTATCCAGAATTTACCGACAAATTGTTAAAACGCTTAGGATGGTGGGACGATCTTACGGATGCAGAAAAACTCGCTGCTGAAGGTAAAAATTGGAAAACCGATGTTTCAGGCGGCATACAACGCGTTGCCATCAAGCATGGTTGCATGCCCTTTGGTAATGCGAAAGCACGCGCAATCGTGTGGACCTTCCCAGACCGCGTACCACTGCATCGTGAACCGCTGTACACACCTCGTCGAGATCTCGTCGCCGATTACCCAACATGGGATGACAGTGAGTCTATCTACCGTTTACCAACCATGTACAAATCAATCCAAGATCAAGATAAGTCTCAAGAGTATCCAATTATCTTAACGTCAGGCCGTTTGGTCGAGTATGAAGGAGGGGGAGAAGAGACTCGCTCAAACCCTTGGTTAGCCGAACTTCAGCAAGAAATGTTTGTAGAAGTTAACCCGAAGGATGCCAACGACATTGGATTTAAAGATGGTGAGATGGTGTGGGTTGAAGGTGCCGAAAAAGGCCGTATTCATGTGAAGGCGATGGTGACACGCAGAGTGAAGCCAGGTTTGGCCTTTATCCCGTTCCACTTTGGGGGCAAGTTCCAAGGCGAAGATCTGAGAGACAAGTACCCGGAAGGCACGGATCCTTACGTGATTGGTGAGTCCGCAAACATTGCAACCACCTACGGTTATGATCCTGTTACGCAGATGCAGGAAACAAAAGTGACTCTTTGTAACATTCGAAAAGCTTAG
- a CDS encoding methyl-accepting chemotaxis protein, producing the protein MAGSPRTTSFLQNVSIKAKLLTVVGTLIIGIVSYALYQQASFSTLEDIEKAAKQNQLSAIDLLTLRRHEKDFLSRKDPKYVTRFDETFEQLEQRVLFLQDTLSKYDSAALGQLTTITGTLRQYQDQFHQLNKQVSLLGMDQQSGLGSELNDNRLGLHHAVKQTQSAELEASYLALVKADFHYLIAPSQEAVLDFEEAINNFTSRSSAYTQVVTEMVRYQQSFQRFVAEYAVYGLSPQLGMRGALRTNVHKTEEAFHQLQESINAVVDRTRTQVKTKLYLFGTALAFIISTLLVIITTSITKRIGQITRLMKDISEGNGDLTVRMNSTGNDELAQLSNSFDHFVSKLHTNIKDIADVMHVLNECSLASKHIATESMNNAQQQKIESELVATAVNELVMTSNEITANIESAAENAHLVKQEADKSLDLTNDASNSLHILTSNIENSQQMVAELEKHSSEIHSVISTIQGIAEQTNLLALNAAIEAARAGENGRGFAVVADEVRQLSLMTNNSTQQIESTINGLTAGVKGTIDLMQNSLEQAHITNDKTAQAVSAIGLITEQISEMFDMNTQIATASEEQSMVSSDIDRNITQIADLAGSTYSTISESAECSVQVNQVGEKLERIVGEFKY; encoded by the coding sequence ATGGCTGGGTCACCGAGAACAACGTCATTTCTGCAAAATGTATCGATAAAAGCAAAGTTGCTTACAGTGGTTGGTACTTTAATCATTGGGATCGTGAGCTATGCCCTGTACCAACAGGCGAGCTTCTCTACTCTTGAAGACATTGAAAAAGCAGCAAAACAGAATCAACTCAGTGCGATAGATTTGTTAACGTTAAGGCGACACGAGAAAGACTTCCTTTCTCGTAAAGATCCTAAATATGTGACCCGCTTTGATGAAACTTTCGAACAGTTGGAGCAACGTGTTTTATTTTTGCAAGACACCCTTTCAAAATACGACTCTGCTGCATTAGGTCAGCTCACCACGATTACTGGCACATTAAGACAGTATCAGGATCAATTTCATCAACTAAACAAGCAGGTATCGCTGCTGGGAATGGACCAACAGTCCGGTTTGGGATCAGAACTCAATGACAATCGTCTAGGTCTTCATCATGCTGTTAAACAAACACAAAGTGCTGAGCTCGAGGCGAGCTATTTAGCCCTAGTGAAAGCGGATTTCCATTACCTTATAGCCCCCTCTCAAGAGGCTGTGCTCGACTTCGAAGAGGCTATCAACAATTTCACGTCCCGTTCATCAGCCTATACTCAAGTTGTAACCGAAATGGTTCGTTACCAGCAATCATTTCAACGGTTTGTGGCTGAGTACGCTGTTTATGGTTTATCACCACAATTGGGTATGAGAGGCGCCTTAAGAACAAATGTTCACAAGACAGAAGAAGCTTTTCATCAACTTCAAGAATCGATTAATGCGGTGGTAGATCGAACGAGAACGCAGGTAAAGACCAAACTTTACCTCTTTGGTACCGCATTAGCGTTTATTATTTCTACGCTACTTGTCATCATTACCACCAGCATCACGAAACGAATTGGTCAGATCACCCGTTTAATGAAAGACATTTCGGAAGGCAATGGTGATTTGACCGTGAGAATGAACTCAACGGGCAACGATGAGCTCGCTCAGTTATCGAATTCGTTTGATCATTTTGTCTCTAAACTGCATACCAATATAAAAGATATAGCAGACGTGATGCACGTGCTTAACGAATGCTCGTTGGCCTCAAAACACATTGCCACCGAGAGCATGAATAACGCTCAACAGCAGAAAATTGAATCCGAACTAGTTGCTACTGCGGTCAATGAACTTGTGATGACGAGTAACGAAATTACGGCCAATATTGAAAGTGCGGCTGAAAATGCGCACCTGGTCAAACAAGAGGCGGATAAAAGTTTGGATCTGACTAACGATGCGAGCAATAGCCTTCATATACTGACCAGCAACATCGAAAACTCTCAACAAATGGTCGCGGAACTTGAAAAACACAGCAGCGAGATTCACTCCGTCATATCAACCATTCAAGGTATCGCAGAACAAACCAACCTACTTGCGCTAAATGCCGCCATTGAGGCCGCGCGAGCGGGCGAGAATGGTCGTGGTTTTGCCGTGGTTGCTGATGAAGTACGCCAATTGTCGTTGATGACCAACAACTCTACTCAGCAAATTGAGTCAACAATCAATGGGCTAACAGCAGGTGTAAAAGGAACGATTGATTTAATGCAAAACAGCTTGGAACAGGCACATATAACCAATGATAAAACCGCACAAGCGGTCTCCGCGATTGGCTTGATTACCGAGCAGATCAGCGAGATGTTTGATATGAACACTCAAATAGCGACAGCTTCTGAGGAGCAGTCGATGGTGTCTTCAGATATAGACCGTAATATTACGCAAATTGCTGACTTGGCAGGAAGCACCTATTCAACGATTTCAGAATCAGCGGAGTGCAGTGTTCAGGTTAATCAAGTGGGAGAAAAACTGGAGCGTATTGTTGGCGAGTTTAAATATTGA
- a CDS encoding molecular chaperone yields the protein MDNQYQEIRADIYLLIATLFRQAPSAELIAFLTSLDIETESSVMQQAWQALKQSASTSEIANLNDEYQELFIGIGRGEVVPFGSWHMTGSLMEKPLAQLRQDLTTLGFEREDSVKEPEDHISALCEVMALLINQEDPEQQAFFNAHLAPWYSSLSQQIKQASHAQFYVQAAQLLEAFLSVEKVRFSQKRAGSKSTLTIHVNNTSNLIQST from the coding sequence TTGGATAATCAATATCAAGAAATACGTGCTGACATCTATTTACTGATTGCCACGCTGTTTCGACAAGCGCCGAGTGCTGAACTCATTGCGTTTTTAACGTCACTCGATATAGAAACAGAAAGCAGTGTCATGCAACAAGCGTGGCAAGCCTTGAAGCAATCCGCTAGCACCAGTGAAATAGCCAATCTAAACGACGAGTATCAAGAATTATTCATCGGTATTGGGCGTGGAGAAGTGGTTCCATTTGGTTCTTGGCATATGACAGGATCATTAATGGAAAAGCCACTAGCGCAACTTCGTCAAGACCTAACAACATTAGGATTTGAACGTGAAGACAGCGTCAAAGAGCCTGAAGACCATATTTCCGCATTATGTGAAGTGATGGCTCTACTCATTAATCAAGAAGACCCAGAGCAACAGGCATTTTTCAATGCACATCTAGCACCTTGGTATTCCTCTCTTTCGCAACAAATAAAGCAAGCGAGTCATGCCCAATTTTACGTTCAAGCCGCACAGCTACTTGAGGCGTTTTTGAGTGTAGAAAAAGTTCGGTTCAGTCAAAAGCGGGCGGGATCAAAAAGCACACTAACTATTCATGTCAATAACACCAGTAACCTAATTCAATCCACTTAA
- a CDS encoding DUF3306 domain-containing protein, with translation MANNFFSRWSSKKHLEASTSQTSTTTLPEASERATEAAVLAKNKPLAKETISKETINRETTSKTTIVNEAPTNQSLQIMGQGSQEEGSAVSVADGLEDSPRDGKDSNDEEALSIASLLKSDSDPLLKKAALRALFSGEEFNHIDALNDYDHDYSAIPSLSQDVAQSLREWIKPTSQESADETAQQESDTNSPQPDHDLESVLEEGDSECGVSNQVTLETSKTLETSETDLELCNESNTDVRCDRLEQKH, from the coding sequence GTGGCAAATAACTTTTTTTCACGTTGGTCAAGCAAGAAACACCTTGAAGCATCGACCTCACAAACATCGACTACAACATTACCTGAGGCTAGTGAAAGAGCAACAGAAGCCGCTGTTCTTGCAAAAAATAAACCCTTAGCCAAAGAAACAATAAGCAAAGAAACAATAAACAGAGAAACAACAAGCAAGACCACGATAGTCAATGAAGCCCCAACAAATCAATCGTTGCAGATAATGGGTCAGGGCTCGCAGGAAGAAGGTAGCGCAGTTTCTGTTGCTGATGGGTTAGAGGATAGCCCGCGAGATGGAAAAGACTCTAATGACGAAGAAGCCCTATCTATCGCTTCACTCTTAAAGAGTGACAGTGATCCTTTGCTAAAAAAAGCGGCACTGAGAGCGCTGTTCAGTGGTGAGGAATTTAATCATATCGATGCACTCAATGATTATGACCATGACTACAGTGCCATTCCGAGTTTATCCCAAGACGTCGCTCAATCACTGCGCGAATGGATCAAGCCTACATCGCAGGAAAGTGCTGATGAGACAGCCCAACAAGAGTCTGATACTAATTCACCCCAACCAGACCACGATTTAGAATCGGTCTTGGAGGAGGGTGATTCTGAGTGTGGTGTATCGAACCAAGTAACACTAGAAACATCAAAAACACTAGAAACATCAGAAACAGATCTTGAGCTGTGTAATGAATCAAATACCGATGTACGCTGTGACCGGTTGGAACAAAAACATTAA
- the fdh3B gene encoding formate dehydrogenase FDH3 subunit beta, with amino-acid sequence MAKMKFLCDTKRCIECNGCVTACKNENDDALEWGIQRRRVVTLNDGEPGENSISVACMHCTDAPCKAVCPADCFEHTDDGIVLHNKDLCIGCGYCLFACPFGAPQFPKQAAFGERGKMDKCTFCAGGPETESGSVEEQQKYGANRIAEGKLPMCASLCSTKALLAGDAEKVSDIFRQRVVERGAKDAGWTNGEDLSFDATKS; translated from the coding sequence ATGGCTAAAATGAAATTCCTTTGTGACACCAAGCGCTGCATCGAATGTAACGGCTGTGTCACCGCGTGTAAAAATGAAAACGATGATGCTTTAGAGTGGGGTATTCAGCGTCGACGTGTTGTTACGTTGAATGATGGTGAACCCGGTGAGAATTCGATTTCAGTTGCCTGTATGCACTGTACCGATGCGCCGTGTAAAGCAGTCTGTCCAGCGGACTGTTTTGAGCATACAGACGATGGCATTGTTCTTCACAATAAAGATCTCTGTATTGGCTGTGGTTACTGCTTATTTGCCTGTCCATTTGGTGCGCCTCAGTTTCCTAAACAAGCTGCGTTTGGGGAACGTGGGAAGATGGATAAGTGTACGTTCTGTGCAGGCGGCCCAGAAACAGAATCCGGCTCCGTAGAGGAACAACAAAAATACGGTGCGAATCGTATTGCAGAAGGCAAACTACCGATGTGCGCATCTTTATGTTCGACCAAAGCACTGCTTGCCGGAGATGCTGAAAAGGTATCTGATATTTTCCGTCAAAGGGTTGTTGAGCGTGGGGCGAAAGACGCAGGCTGGACCAATGGTGAAGATCTCTCTTTTGATGCGACTAAAAGCTAA